From Mytilus edulis chromosome 9, xbMytEdul2.2, whole genome shotgun sequence, the proteins below share one genomic window:
- the LOC139487426 gene encoding TRAF3-interacting protein 1-like, with the protein MSLRIRLLFNFPTYKVLAVSIISIIVGVASISLSVIGLVNQIWGHYVATGIWSGSVIAISGFFGIASAQTRGVCVVKTFMMFSMFSCLASFGVIALSVGGLIYGSKFYLETVNRHPNTRLIHGMLLGTGTLQTILSLICSIICIKHVCCRPKPKHPPVSQEEGQIRDEFRRGTDRGSQSSSAPLMSKSKKRRKQKSSGGIYVSGEQPSTSGEHLDSAEHHSRERKRDDKKRNKGLKSSQRSNNRSTEDDRQYSSDRERRHSSEREKRHSSDRERRLSSDKDRRERSQRASVRQHSPDRYANKPDTNEELVNEGLVEQACANTVTANRECLANNGDSFELISNDMEGLPPYEEVIRDDGIHDSFIPISITDADFEGHECISLSSHGNVSPSNEFTEVKQVDAEQEALLCLSAALQSPVISNNSGISDLLSDHIINGCNLSSLSENSIMGSDNRLSTALVIQDELDDKEDTENDNQDLSFTEKQALLQKYHTVDPDPQGVMYKEFSRGSDFIKETIVTKPKRSKSFQQTRERDFARGKSVSTRQLSCDTEKSIDCSDKPDSFRSASKSFSRTSSVPGKPPPKPPRTSSLRQHNLESKERPKSATLPYSQFAIMKILDEGKPDTTEIKQPVDTVTASNVSEPTREEFREKKTFDISKIQPPKFRYPRAKLTDETFKEPINTNAEAKSIKPLMEISKQFSVKNEHGTKERSYNFPKPSYTVASTPYLPSLDKIRNSKVDDGQHPYTNKNKDRESLSLSLSPSSNAKETLKSPLKSPTDYSVVPLKEILLKGQSTNKNITSPSNEREHSSTSDASSEESSVHEVADDNAARADINHEHDRDSQNLSDTEGKPMYSFLL; encoded by the coding sequence ATGTCATTACGTATAAGATTGCTGTTTAATTTTCCTACGTATAAAGTGCTCGCTGTTTCCATTATTTCTATAATTGTCGGAGTAGCTAGTATATCTCTCTCTGTAATTGGACTTGTTAACCAGATATGGGGACATTACGTTGCCACCGGGATATGGAGCGGTTCTGTGATTGCAATCTCTGGATTCTTTGGAATAGCTTCCGCACAAACGCGAGGAGTATGTGTTGTAAAGACATTTATGATGTTCTCTATGTTCTCATGTCTGGCTTCGTTCGGTGTGATAGCCTTGTCCGTTGGTGGACTTATATATGGTAGTAAATTTTATCTAGAAACAGTCAACCGCCACCCGAATACTCGACTAATTCACGGCATGTTACTGGGAACAGGGACATTACAAACTATCTTATCACTAATCTGttcaataatttgtatcaaaCATGTCTGTTGTCGCCCGAAACCTAAACACCCTCCTGTATCCCAGGAAGAGGGACAAATCAGGGACGAATTTCGTAGGGGTACTGACAGAGGAAGCCAATCAAGCTCTGCTCCTTTAATGTCAAAATCTAAAAAAAGACGTAAGCAGAAGTCAAGTGGtggtatatatgtctctggtgaacAGCCATCAACTTCCGGTGAACATTTGGATTCTGCTGAGCATCATTCCAGAGAAAGGAAACGAGATGATAAAAAGCGAAACAAGGGTCTCAAGTCTTCGCAAAGAAGTAACAATCGTTCGACAGAGGATGACAGGCAATATTCGTCAGATAGAGAAAGGCGTCATTCGTCGGAGAGGGAAAAACGTCACTCATCAGACCGAGAACGACGTCTTTCGTCAGACAAAGACCGTCGAGAAAGAAGTCAACGAGCCTCCGTTCGACAACATAGTCCTGATAGGTATGCGAATAAACCAGATACAAACGAAGAATTAGTAAATGAAGGCTTGGTAGAACAAGCGTGTGCTAATACAGTTACCGCTAATCGCGAATGTCTTGCTAACAATGGTGACAGTTTTGAGCTAATTAGTAACGACATGGAAGGCTTGCCTCCGTACGAGGAGGTTATTAGGGACGATGGTATACACGATTCTTTTATCCCAATTTCAATAACGGATGCAGACTTTGAAGGTCATGAATGCATTTCCTTGTCTTCACATGGCAATGTTTCACCTTCGAACGAATTCACCGAAGTTAAGCAGGTAGATGCGGAACAGGAAGCGCTACTCTGTCTTTCGGCCGCATTACAGTCGCCGGTTATCTCAAACAATTCAGGAATCTCGGATCTACTTTCGGATCATATAATAAACGGATGTAACTTGAGCAGTTTGTCCGAGAATAGCATCATGGGATCGGATAACAGGTTGTCGACTGCACTGGTTATTCAGGACGAACTAGACGACAAAGAAGATACCGAAAATGATAATCAAGACTTGTCATTTACAGAAAAACAAGCGTTATTGCAGAAATACCATACTGTTGATCCAGATCCGCAGGGTGTTATGTATAAAGAATTTTCTCGTGGTTCTGATTTTATAAAAGAAACTATTGTCACAAAGCCAAAAAGATCTAAAAGCTTTCAACAAACTCGAGAGCGTGATTTTGCCCGAGGGAAATCCGTTTCTACCCGTCAGCTTAGTTGTGATACTGAAAAGAGTATCGATTGTTCTGATAAACCCGACAGTTTTAGATCTGCTAGTAAAAGTTTTTCGAGAACCTCATCAGTGCCGGGAAAACCTCCACCAAAGCCCCCGAGAACAAGTTCGTTGAGACAACACAATTTAGAAAGCAAAGAGAGGCCTAAAAGTGCAACATTACCCTACTCTCAGTTTGCAATAATGAAAATCCTTGATGAAGGAAAACCTGACACTACTGAAATAAAACAACCTGTAGACACCGTTACCGCCTCCAATGTGTCAGAACCTACAAGGGAGGAATTTAGGGAGAAGAAAACCTTTGACATTAGTAAAATCCAACCCCCGAAATTCCGTTACCCTCGTGCAAAACTCACAGACGAAACTTTTAAAGAACCAATAAATACTAACGCTGAGGCGAAGTCTATAAAGCCTCTGATGGAAATCTCAAAACAGTTCTCTGTGAAAAACGAGCATGGAACGAAAGAACGTTCATATAATTTCCCTAAGCCATCTTATACGGTTGCTTCGACGCCATATTTGCCGAGTTTAGATAAGATCAGGAACTCTAAAGTTGACGATGGACAACATCCTTATACGAACAAGAATAAAGATCGAGAATCATTAAGTTTATCACTATCACCTTCATCAAACGCCAAGGAAACTCTGAAATCCCCTCTAAAGTCACCCACAGACTATAGTGTAGTACCTCTTAAGGAGATATTGTTAAAAGGACAAAgtacaaataaaaacataacaagTCCGTCAAACGAAAGAGAGCATTCTAGTACCTCAGATGCAAGTTCCGAAGAGTCGTCTGTTCATGAAGTAGCAGACGATAATGCAGCACGTGCGGATATAAATCATGAACATGATCGTGACAGTCAGAATTTGTCGGACACGGAAGGTAAACCAATGTATAGTTtcttattatga